The Kocuria sp. TGY1127_2 genome includes a window with the following:
- a CDS encoding TIGR03773 family transporter-associated surface protein, producing the protein MAATSLTSLALAAGLVSQPLAVQSAIAADRPEVCSSNQAPEVEVVHEGHFDFGARLMDGTLKSAVKDDRSHPAQWKTGQNLVFALGDAAKKKMPAGMEDIAQQGSEVYLIGASQEANVPWLGWNTQDAALVDQGAEDVTMSLDSVDGPGDLSVFLTGNFGNGATPVFSTKGQNAYKVPLNTHQHGNWVFTKPGAYTATVTFTAKLKNGEQKTSTSKLRFAVGEAAVTDAYKNPGAGAYPDECWTGDDKVSGNKAAGHDPGNHQQGTGGTDSSPSEGGAGTTGTSGTNAASASTNGAQQAASGTGQLAETGPVEDAMLVNALYGVTLLLSGGLIVWGLRGGRRRA; encoded by the coding sequence ATGGCGGCCACCTCACTGACTTCGCTCGCGCTCGCGGCAGGCCTCGTCTCGCAACCGCTGGCCGTGCAATCGGCCATCGCCGCGGACCGCCCCGAGGTCTGCTCGTCGAACCAGGCTCCGGAAGTCGAAGTCGTCCATGAAGGCCACTTCGATTTCGGGGCCCGGCTGATGGACGGGACTCTCAAAAGCGCGGTCAAAGATGACCGGAGCCATCCGGCACAGTGGAAGACCGGCCAAAACCTGGTATTCGCTCTAGGAGATGCCGCGAAGAAAAAGATGCCGGCGGGTATGGAGGACATTGCACAACAAGGCTCGGAGGTCTACCTCATCGGAGCCAGCCAGGAAGCGAACGTGCCCTGGTTGGGATGGAACACTCAGGACGCGGCACTGGTCGATCAAGGGGCCGAGGACGTGACGATGTCGCTGGATTCGGTCGATGGTCCAGGGGATCTGAGCGTCTTCTTGACCGGGAACTTCGGCAACGGTGCAACGCCGGTGTTCTCGACCAAGGGGCAGAACGCGTACAAGGTCCCCCTCAATACCCACCAGCACGGCAACTGGGTCTTCACAAAGCCGGGGGCCTACACCGCGACCGTGACCTTCACCGCGAAGCTCAAGAACGGTGAGCAGAAGACTTCCACAAGCAAACTGCGTTTCGCGGTCGGCGAGGCTGCCGTCACCGACGCGTACAAGAATCCCGGTGCCGGTGCTTACCCCGACGAGTGCTGGACCGGTGACGACAAAGTCAGCGGCAACAAAGCTGCGGGCCATGATCCCGGCAACCACCAGCAGGGTACCGGTGGAACGGACAGCAGCCCGTCGGAGGGCGGAGCCGGAACCACCGGTACCTCCGGGACGAACGCCGCCAGCGCCTCCACCAACGGTGCGCAGCAAGCCGCCTCCGGCACGGGACAACTTGCCGAAACAGGGCCGGTTGAAGACGCCATGCTCGTCAACGCGCTCTACGGCGTGACGCTGCTACTCAGCGGCGGTCTCATCGTGTGGGGGCTGCGCGGCGGGCGTCGGCGGGCGTGA
- a CDS encoding anchored repeat-type ABC transporter ATP-binding subunit: protein MTVNRLEISGLTVSLGGRVVIDSLDWEVGAGEFVALIGPNGTGKTTLLRTILGLVSPVAGKITVAGHAPARARAALGYVPQKHHFAWDYPLTVEDTVMIGRTRRIGWFRRPKIADWAAVHEALDRTGLVDLRRRCIGELSGGQRQRVLLARTLATDPRFLLLDEPFTGVDAPTQDKLSQLYTALARDGLGIVMSTHDVLGALTDCSRICGLRGHIDVDAPASELDAASLNTWLRGRPLASCGITRSDVQEEHS, encoded by the coding sequence ATGACCGTTAACCGTCTGGAAATCTCCGGTCTCACCGTCTCACTGGGCGGGCGTGTGGTCATCGATTCACTGGACTGGGAGGTCGGAGCCGGGGAATTCGTTGCGCTGATCGGCCCCAACGGAACCGGAAAGACCACCCTGCTTCGAACAATACTGGGGTTGGTATCACCGGTGGCCGGGAAGATCACCGTCGCGGGCCATGCGCCAGCCCGTGCCCGTGCCGCATTGGGCTATGTGCCGCAGAAGCACCACTTCGCGTGGGACTACCCGCTGACGGTAGAAGACACCGTGATGATCGGAAGAACCCGCAGGATCGGGTGGTTCCGTCGACCGAAAATCGCGGACTGGGCTGCGGTCCATGAAGCCCTGGATCGGACGGGTCTGGTCGATCTGCGTCGTCGTTGCATCGGCGAGCTCTCAGGAGGACAGAGGCAGCGGGTGCTCCTCGCACGGACGCTCGCGACCGATCCCCGGTTCCTGCTGCTCGACGAGCCCTTCACCGGAGTCGACGCCCCGACCCAGGACAAGCTCAGCCAGCTGTACACCGCGCTCGCCAGGGACGGGCTCGGTATCGTCATGAGCACCCACGATGTTCTGGGGGCCCTGACCGATTGCTCACGGATCTGCGGGCTGAGGGGGCACATCGACGTGGATGCTCCGGCGTCGGAGCTCGACGCCGCCTCCCTCAATACATGGTTGCGCGGTCGTCCCCTGGCGTCGTGTGGAATCACTCGTTCCGACGTTCAGGAGGAACACTCATGA
- the hrpB gene encoding ATP-dependent helicase HrpB, with the protein MSIFDLETMSATLPAAGLLPSLGTSSNARGTIRAVVEAPPGTGKTTLVPPYMANWIHEQAVRGEVPERVVVTQPRRIAARSAAHRLAQLSKSSIGEHVGYTVRGERKVSTSTRVEFVTTGVLLRRLIHDPALANVSCVILDEVHERHLDSDLAFGMLRQLAELRDDLSLIAMSATLDAAQWAKLLGDDGAPVPIASVASTAFPLTELWAPPPATTFDARGVTPDFLRHVAATVERHRIDVNCDVLVFLPGAREIDRVAGDLRNRLGRDAEVLTLMGRTLPREQDRILKGSLGGPQRIVLSTNVAESAVTVPGVRLVVDAGLDRQQRLDAMRGMSGLVTVGASKAAMAQRAGRAAREGPGVVVRCLSSADFAARPATTPPEIVTSDLTAATLDLACWGAPGGAGLRLPDPLPERAHTNAREVLHALGAIDDGERATELGRKLASVPADPRLARALFDGAPLVGSRSAAEIVAALGSDHRAPGSDIWRLICALRREGDATWRHEVRRLENEVATAPDSTPATESDAALVTALAFPDRIARLRAAGSDDYLMASGTGASLPHGSSLRGQEWLAVAEVGLANGHPLIRAASVLDFDAAQLAGAELLQEGEIAVFDPTGGAHKVTSRRVKALGSIELSSTSCKPSQEAGRAAVANALAKHGLREVLKPKDSFDSLRARMGLLHAVFGAPWPDVRLEMLSHRAEEWLGNRLDVIASGGSPHNIDVASALRGLMPWPEAAHFDELVPERILVPSGSHVRLQWPEPEEHDRGQTVPPVLAVKLQECFGWATGPSVCDGRVPVTLHLLSPARRPLAVTQDLTNFWERVYPQVRAENRGRYIKHPWPEDPWNAPATAKTKNASRKR; encoded by the coding sequence GTGAGCATCTTCGACCTCGAAACCATGAGCGCCACCCTGCCTGCCGCGGGGCTCTTGCCCTCGCTGGGCACCTCGAGCAACGCCCGAGGAACAATCCGGGCCGTGGTCGAAGCGCCACCGGGTACGGGCAAGACGACTCTGGTTCCGCCGTACATGGCCAATTGGATCCACGAGCAGGCCGTCCGTGGCGAGGTCCCAGAACGAGTCGTGGTGACCCAGCCGCGGCGCATAGCAGCCCGTTCCGCCGCTCATCGCCTGGCGCAGCTGTCGAAGAGCAGCATCGGCGAACACGTTGGTTACACGGTCCGAGGCGAACGCAAAGTCTCCACCTCAACACGCGTGGAATTCGTGACGACGGGCGTGCTCCTCAGACGACTCATCCACGATCCCGCATTGGCCAATGTCTCCTGTGTGATCCTCGACGAGGTCCACGAGCGTCATCTCGACTCCGATTTGGCCTTCGGCATGCTCAGACAACTGGCTGAGCTCCGTGACGATCTCTCGCTGATCGCGATGTCCGCAACGCTGGACGCCGCACAGTGGGCCAAGCTTTTGGGCGATGACGGCGCCCCCGTTCCGATCGCGTCCGTGGCGAGCACCGCATTCCCGCTCACTGAGTTATGGGCGCCTCCCCCTGCAACGACCTTCGACGCACGCGGCGTGACACCCGATTTTCTGCGACACGTGGCCGCGACGGTCGAACGTCATCGGATCGACGTCAACTGTGACGTTCTGGTTTTCTTGCCGGGTGCCCGAGAGATCGACCGCGTGGCCGGGGACCTCAGGAATCGTTTGGGCCGTGACGCCGAGGTGCTGACGCTCATGGGCAGGACTCTTCCTCGTGAGCAGGACCGCATCTTGAAAGGTTCATTGGGTGGGCCGCAACGCATTGTGCTGTCCACAAATGTCGCCGAATCCGCCGTGACGGTTCCCGGAGTCCGGCTCGTCGTCGACGCCGGGCTGGACCGGCAGCAACGACTCGACGCTATGCGCGGAATGAGCGGCCTGGTGACCGTCGGTGCCTCGAAAGCGGCGATGGCCCAGCGTGCGGGCCGTGCCGCCCGCGAGGGCCCGGGCGTCGTCGTGCGGTGCCTGAGCTCCGCAGATTTCGCGGCACGACCTGCAACGACGCCACCCGAGATTGTCACGAGCGATCTGACCGCCGCGACGCTCGACCTCGCGTGCTGGGGTGCCCCGGGCGGAGCCGGGCTCAGGCTGCCGGATCCGCTTCCGGAACGCGCCCATACGAACGCGCGTGAGGTCCTGCACGCTCTCGGCGCCATCGACGACGGCGAGCGCGCGACCGAACTGGGCCGCAAACTCGCGAGCGTGCCCGCGGACCCACGGTTGGCGCGCGCACTGTTCGACGGTGCGCCGTTGGTCGGTTCGCGCTCCGCCGCAGAAATCGTGGCTGCCCTAGGATCGGATCATCGCGCACCGGGCTCCGACATTTGGCGTCTCATCTGCGCTCTGAGACGTGAAGGGGACGCGACATGGCGGCACGAGGTGCGGCGCCTCGAGAACGAGGTTGCAACCGCACCAGATTCGACTCCAGCGACCGAATCCGACGCCGCTTTGGTCACGGCGCTGGCCTTCCCGGACCGGATCGCTCGCCTGAGAGCGGCGGGAAGCGACGACTATCTCATGGCCTCGGGAACGGGAGCGTCACTTCCTCATGGTTCGTCTCTCAGGGGACAGGAATGGCTCGCGGTCGCGGAGGTCGGACTGGCCAACGGGCACCCGCTCATCAGGGCCGCTTCCGTTCTGGACTTCGACGCTGCCCAGCTGGCGGGCGCTGAGCTCCTCCAAGAGGGTGAAATAGCGGTCTTTGATCCCACCGGGGGCGCTCACAAGGTCACCTCTCGTCGGGTCAAAGCGCTCGGGTCCATCGAGTTGTCCTCGACGTCGTGCAAACCATCACAAGAAGCCGGACGCGCGGCGGTCGCAAACGCATTGGCCAAGCATGGGCTGCGGGAAGTTCTGAAGCCCAAAGATTCCTTCGATTCGCTTCGGGCCCGGATGGGCCTTCTGCATGCAGTCTTCGGTGCGCCGTGGCCGGATGTCAGGCTCGAGATGCTCTCGCACCGGGCCGAAGAGTGGCTGGGAAACCGACTCGACGTCATCGCTTCCGGCGGATCGCCCCACAACATCGATGTGGCTTCTGCCCTGCGGGGTTTGATGCCGTGGCCGGAGGCCGCGCACTTCGACGAGTTGGTCCCGGAACGCATTCTGGTCCCCAGCGGCTCACACGTGCGACTCCAATGGCCCGAGCCGGAGGAGCATGACCGTGGGCAGACCGTCCCGCCCGTCCTTGCCGTGAAATTACAAGAATGTTTTGGATGGGCAACCGGTCCCTCGGTCTGCGACGGCCGCGTACCGGTGACGCTGCATTTGCTCTCCCCCGCACGCCGGCCGCTGGCAGTCACCCAGGATCTCACCAATTTTTGGGAACGAGTATATCCACAAGTCCGGGCGGAGAACCGTGGCAGATACATCAAACACCCGTGGCCGGAGGATCCGTGGAACGCACCGGCCACGGCGAAGACCAAGAACGCCTCGCGGAAAAGATAG
- a CDS encoding ornithine cyclodeaminase family protein, producing the protein MSELASPDIRNINAEQVLAHLPMRAAVDALKQALLQGYDPAQAHPRTSAKLLHGEFLMMPGEFGDYAGIKILTVGPENPSNGIPLIQGNYMLFDSESLTPLAVIDGVALTAIRTPAVSALGIEMLAAPGASRLVVFGTGPQAEYHVRAAAAVREISSVKVVGRSANKTGRLVETLIAEGFNAKAGTAEDVAQADIIACCTSAKEPLFDGETVQDGAVVVAMGSHTPDARETDDALARRAAFYVEDVETALREAGDAVIAIERHLIRRGDLHDLSSLVLDGKRDPSRPALFKTVGMGWQDLVTAKALFENLPG; encoded by the coding sequence ATGTCCGAATTGGCATCGCCCGACATCAGAAACATCAACGCCGAACAAGTGTTGGCTCATCTGCCGATGAGAGCCGCGGTGGACGCCCTGAAGCAAGCGCTTCTCCAGGGTTATGATCCGGCACAGGCGCACCCCCGCACTTCGGCGAAGCTACTCCACGGCGAATTCTTGATGATGCCCGGTGAGTTCGGCGACTACGCCGGCATCAAGATCCTGACTGTAGGACCGGAGAACCCCAGTAATGGAATTCCTCTGATTCAGGGCAATTACATGCTCTTCGATTCGGAGTCTCTGACCCCGCTGGCCGTGATCGACGGCGTGGCATTGACCGCAATTCGCACCCCTGCCGTCTCGGCGCTGGGCATCGAAATGTTGGCCGCTCCCGGTGCAAGCCGGCTCGTGGTGTTCGGGACGGGACCTCAGGCCGAATATCACGTTCGGGCGGCCGCGGCGGTTCGGGAAATCTCCAGCGTCAAGGTCGTCGGAAGGAGCGCCAACAAGACGGGGCGCCTCGTGGAAACGCTGATAGCTGAGGGCTTCAATGCCAAGGCGGGCACCGCGGAGGATGTCGCCCAGGCCGACATTATCGCTTGTTGCACGAGCGCCAAAGAACCGCTTTTCGATGGTGAAACCGTGCAGGATGGCGCAGTCGTCGTCGCAATGGGCTCGCACACACCGGATGCGCGAGAGACAGACGATGCTCTGGCCCGACGCGCTGCATTCTACGTCGAGGACGTGGAAACGGCGTTGCGGGAAGCGGGGGACGCCGTCATCGCGATCGAACGGCACCTCATCCGCCGTGGAGATCTGCACGACCTTTCCTCGCTCGTACTCGACGGGAAACGCGATCCGTCTCGACCCGCGTTGTTCAAGACCGTCGGAATGGGATGGCAGGACCTCGTCACCGCGAAGGCCCTGTTCGAGAATCTCCCGGGCTAG
- a CDS encoding choice-of-anchor M domain-containing protein, which translates to MKESTRTSRTAKPWRRGTQWVTACFAVLALALGSTPAWAGPDDGRTVTTRAHVDAPKTYWKNGHFTLFNEYRGQELPLESTVAWVGKGWNRSGKNQYQFTVTDSPNLDFLKGAGKTWYMAPGLPINNHDPIWMGFGADTDIPVEKFRDKSFFLDLLSVDGPGRVEMLKYTADNYPQDVVRLLSSSDEGWHFQRLVPGRHTHNETLYSRPGRYELTYRTVARGTDGSTIQSKPTTMVVQVGGRKPLEGATAPLKESFDKASDAGLDTANYRLAVSPHAGEKNDGDEKLSTISFEAGKPVEGTLTLYNQGYFLTDLPVENGKASWDELMGFEDSSLQGIFVPKDGSAPRWISPELKYAPGKQAHVSSDQGHGDWPDKHPDPANTASPTKRHTPESTDYTIELTPVEEYGHTKVTVRFKDPKFRGVVTGGIYDNADSKHPTSTFETQVTDGVGTAFYETDFIEESSVFRSTVTPHPDMNAFADARLLEGPVTKDKPQSITGSLTLDQSSDTDSPQPEPSASAPPTVAPGPYPSDRPGDPKPKEPSNDDKCVDPDLDRRLALDDGHVDIVGKGSSNGLSVALSDETGQHSKGTVERNLNDVKFMVSNHARHKRNGSAMKDPALDFIGPEGSEFYGLSQTQSPGIIWPGYNTQGIDFPTFDQNGVNLTIKPTQMPKDAHFGMFSDGNLGGKVNVMLDSTKNKTDINITYGTHAHANWVFTKPGVYSFDVSYSGKSRGGTSVRSDTQNLRVVVGNPTDDQCGTGWTGTGAGSGYDHKTDNTHGKDAEGQPDSDHSGSHTDHHGGASSGDGGKSNLGTNGDGMHNGGSDSEGSGNSGSGSGTRVSGSVVSPGPQTSLGRAAGIPLTTANTSDPAMHAGSSHVFDSESGTSLPEGHGESEDQGIANGHLFGSRPPHGPSAQAGGSLAKTGTSINIPRAVTICTLLLGSTLVAVTAYRRRQNARTDAET; encoded by the coding sequence ATGAAAGAATCGACTCGAACGTCTCGCACTGCAAAACCATGGCGTCGAGGAACACAATGGGTCACGGCCTGTTTCGCAGTCCTCGCCCTGGCGCTCGGATCGACGCCCGCGTGGGCGGGTCCCGACGACGGACGCACCGTCACCACCAGGGCGCACGTGGATGCCCCCAAGACGTACTGGAAGAACGGTCATTTCACGCTCTTCAACGAGTACAGGGGACAGGAACTGCCGTTGGAATCGACCGTCGCATGGGTTGGCAAAGGCTGGAACCGCTCCGGAAAGAATCAATACCAGTTCACGGTTACGGACAGCCCGAACCTCGACTTCCTGAAAGGGGCCGGCAAGACCTGGTACATGGCGCCCGGTCTGCCGATCAACAACCACGACCCCATTTGGATGGGCTTCGGTGCGGACACCGACATCCCAGTGGAGAAATTCCGCGACAAATCGTTCTTCCTCGATCTACTCTCGGTCGATGGGCCGGGCCGCGTCGAAATGCTCAAGTACACGGCCGACAATTACCCTCAGGACGTCGTCCGTTTGCTGAGCTCATCCGACGAAGGGTGGCACTTCCAACGCCTCGTGCCCGGCAGACACACTCACAACGAAACCCTCTACTCCAGACCGGGTCGCTACGAGCTGACCTACCGGACCGTGGCCCGTGGTACGGACGGAAGTACCATCCAGTCCAAGCCGACCACCATGGTGGTCCAGGTCGGCGGGCGGAAACCGTTGGAGGGTGCCACCGCTCCTCTCAAGGAGAGTTTCGACAAAGCCTCGGACGCGGGGCTGGACACCGCAAATTATCGATTGGCCGTTTCTCCCCACGCGGGCGAGAAGAATGACGGCGACGAGAAACTCAGCACAATATCCTTCGAGGCCGGAAAACCGGTCGAGGGCACCCTGACACTTTACAATCAGGGCTACTTCCTGACCGACCTGCCTGTGGAGAACGGCAAGGCATCCTGGGATGAGCTCATGGGTTTCGAGGATTCGTCCCTCCAGGGCATCTTCGTTCCCAAAGACGGTTCCGCGCCGCGCTGGATCAGCCCCGAATTGAAGTACGCCCCCGGCAAGCAGGCCCACGTCTCTTCCGATCAGGGCCACGGTGACTGGCCCGACAAGCACCCTGACCCGGCAAATACCGCATCGCCGACCAAACGCCACACCCCCGAGAGCACCGACTACACGATCGAGTTGACCCCGGTCGAGGAATATGGGCACACCAAGGTCACGGTCCGGTTCAAGGACCCGAAGTTCCGCGGCGTGGTCACCGGCGGGATCTACGACAACGCCGACTCTAAGCATCCGACGTCGACCTTTGAAACTCAGGTCACGGATGGCGTCGGGACCGCGTTCTACGAGACCGATTTCATCGAAGAATCCAGCGTTTTCCGAAGCACCGTCACACCCCACCCGGATATGAACGCCTTCGCCGATGCACGGCTGCTCGAGGGCCCTGTCACCAAGGACAAACCGCAGTCGATCACCGGGTCCCTGACGCTCGACCAGTCCTCCGACACGGATTCCCCGCAACCTGAGCCTTCGGCATCCGCGCCCCCAACCGTCGCACCCGGACCTTATCCTTCGGACCGGCCGGGCGATCCCAAACCGAAAGAGCCCTCGAACGACGACAAATGCGTGGATCCCGACCTCGATCGACGTCTGGCCTTGGACGACGGACACGTTGACATCGTCGGAAAAGGATCGAGCAACGGGCTTTCGGTTGCCCTGAGCGACGAGACGGGCCAACACAGCAAAGGCACGGTTGAACGCAACCTGAATGACGTCAAATTCATGGTCTCGAACCATGCCCGCCACAAGAGGAACGGCAGCGCGATGAAGGACCCGGCACTGGATTTCATCGGCCCCGAAGGTTCGGAATTCTATGGTCTGTCCCAGACGCAGAGCCCGGGAATCATCTGGCCCGGGTACAACACCCAAGGCATCGATTTTCCGACCTTCGACCAGAACGGCGTGAACCTGACCATCAAGCCCACCCAGATGCCGAAGGACGCACACTTCGGAATGTTCTCGGACGGAAATCTGGGAGGCAAGGTCAACGTGATGCTCGACTCCACGAAGAACAAGACCGACATCAACATCACCTACGGAACACATGCCCACGCAAACTGGGTCTTTACCAAACCGGGTGTCTATTCCTTTGATGTCTCCTACTCCGGGAAGAGCAGGGGCGGCACGTCAGTCCGCTCGGATACGCAGAACCTGCGGGTTGTCGTCGGGAATCCCACGGATGATCAGTGCGGTACCGGATGGACCGGTACCGGGGCCGGATCTGGTTATGACCATAAAACGGACAATACCCATGGGAAGGACGCCGAGGGTCAGCCCGATTCCGACCACTCCGGTAGCCACACCGATCATCATGGGGGCGCTTCCTCCGGGGATGGCGGTAAGAGCAATCTGGGGACCAACGGTGACGGTATGCACAATGGCGGCTCCGACAGCGAGGGCTCAGGAAACAGCGGTTCCGGCAGCGGCACTCGCGTTTCCGGCTCCGTGGTCAGTCCGGGGCCGCAGACATCGCTTGGGCGTGCCGCCGGAATTCCGCTAACCACGGCAAATACGTCGGATCCCGCGATGCACGCTGGGAGCAGCCACGTCTTCGATTCCGAATCCGGCACGTCGCTTCCCGAGGGCCACGGAGAATCGGAGGATCAGGGGATCGCCAACGGGCACCTCTTCGGCTCGAGGCCGCCACACGGCCCTTCGGCCCAGGCCGGAGGTTCGTTGGCCAAGACAGGCACATCGATCAATATCCCCCGAGCCGTCACGATCTGCACCCTGCTGCTCGGCTCGACACTCGTCGCAGTGACGGCGTACCGACGACGCCAGAACGCTCGGACGGATGCCGAGACCTGA
- a CDS encoding choice-of-anchor M domain-containing protein produces the protein MRKHHKIAIQVLALALSFGPVGLGQALALPDPSDTPSARANQSVEDKALEQKLSTEEKVGHERIVIDHGHVDMGPKFVDGAWALMIHDDHNREPVWRRPSDVVLRAGDAARLPTPDDPHYHFVGVPAGQDVYVVPQTEAQGVVWPGWNTQDPEVQNRLGTGATLTFEGVEGPGRFNLYLENGNFSGPQVLWDSDKEEPQDIWVPSNTHTHANWVFTEPGTYFVTVRVHGKLSDGTEVSDTQRLQFAIGDSTDPNQVFDKAGLLGDPSPPENVDRHDEDAKNEAQALSAPVIVLVLVILVGAGVLLLWVGRGRRAKKASLNRRRHAGSVHDR, from the coding sequence ATGAGAAAACACCACAAGATCGCGATACAGGTGCTTGCCTTGGCACTTTCGTTCGGCCCGGTCGGGTTGGGCCAGGCTCTGGCCTTGCCTGATCCGTCGGACACCCCTTCCGCGAGAGCCAATCAGTCCGTCGAAGACAAAGCACTCGAACAGAAACTGTCCACCGAGGAAAAGGTCGGACACGAGCGGATCGTCATCGATCACGGACACGTTGATATGGGGCCGAAGTTCGTGGACGGCGCGTGGGCGCTTATGATCCACGACGACCACAATCGTGAGCCCGTATGGCGGCGGCCGAGCGACGTCGTGCTCCGCGCCGGGGACGCGGCTCGGCTGCCTACCCCGGACGACCCCCACTACCACTTCGTGGGGGTGCCAGCGGGGCAGGACGTTTACGTGGTGCCCCAGACCGAGGCCCAGGGCGTCGTCTGGCCAGGTTGGAACACTCAGGACCCGGAGGTACAGAATCGTCTGGGGACGGGGGCCACCCTGACTTTCGAGGGCGTGGAAGGTCCGGGCCGGTTCAACCTTTACCTCGAGAACGGCAATTTTTCAGGCCCCCAGGTTCTGTGGGATTCCGACAAGGAGGAACCTCAGGACATCTGGGTGCCGTCCAACACACACACCCATGCCAATTGGGTTTTCACCGAACCCGGAACGTACTTCGTAACGGTCAGGGTCCACGGCAAGCTCTCCGACGGGACGGAGGTATCCGATACTCAGCGGCTGCAGTTCGCGATCGGCGATTCGACCGACCCGAATCAGGTGTTCGACAAGGCCGGCCTGCTGGGCGATCCGAGCCCGCCGGAGAACGTGGACCGCCACGATGAGGATGCGAAGAACGAGGCGCAGGCCCTCTCGGCACCTGTGATTGTCTTGGTCCTCGTCATCCTCGTCGGGGCAGGCGTGCTGCTGTTGTGGGTCGGCAGGGGGCGGCGGGCCAAGAAGGCATCGCTGAACCGGCGACGGCACGCGGGGAGCGTCCATGACCGTTAA
- a CDS encoding anchored repeat ABC transporter, substrate-binding protein, with the protein MTGRIRAVVAVLILVTGGVLSGCSVVPNAAGTSPAGNEPLRVVATTPILADLAQRIGGSEARATSLVPAGADPHSYEPGLRDIRDIAYADLALTNGMLLEQQKLRSTVQSNLSDGSKGAIPVAERIEKYGGSLRPMTEDLSLDTVWLGLRSEGGRQDSAGRSDESCVTFRTDRIKGGGHTAAFVSGTFGRVTKVADSEADGARRRSDGNITGDLGSIDLPPDAHTHLSWGFTESGLHEVEIRAQAPGVDVPPSTVYFAVGTDAHEAAESIGPHAHILDGGHVDVTVDLTKSRMVLRAETDHGAKEYDPAETVIAVPAKALQELPSGAQYRFLGRPGEQVYLLAQAVLGEHVHGEIDPHFWHSVPNTKAAAEVIRDQMIAAAPSRASLFEANTRDLLRNLDGLDRELRTIYDAIPKQRRSLITTHDGYGYLADTYGLKVEGFVAPAPGTEPGLQQRRRLSRAITDLHIPAVFVDKGTIGRGNVLQQVSREHDVEVCELYSDTLDKQAPHYEDMMRANATTISRCLEP; encoded by the coding sequence GTGACCGGTCGCATTCGCGCAGTCGTGGCGGTTCTGATCCTGGTGACGGGCGGGGTGCTGAGCGGATGTTCGGTGGTTCCGAATGCGGCCGGAACCTCGCCCGCGGGTAACGAGCCTTTGCGTGTGGTCGCGACGACACCCATTCTGGCCGACCTGGCCCAGAGGATCGGCGGAAGCGAGGCCCGTGCGACATCGCTGGTTCCGGCGGGAGCGGACCCCCACTCCTACGAACCCGGTTTGAGGGACATCCGTGACATTGCGTACGCGGATCTGGCCCTCACCAACGGGATGTTGCTCGAACAACAGAAATTGCGTAGCACGGTGCAATCGAACCTCTCGGACGGCTCGAAAGGAGCCATCCCCGTCGCCGAGAGGATCGAGAAGTACGGGGGGAGTCTGCGTCCGATGACGGAGGACCTCTCCCTGGACACAGTGTGGCTGGGGCTCAGATCAGAAGGCGGGCGGCAGGATTCTGCCGGAAGAAGCGACGAGTCTTGCGTGACGTTCCGAACCGACCGCATCAAGGGCGGCGGACATACGGCTGCGTTCGTTTCGGGGACGTTCGGTCGTGTCACGAAGGTCGCTGACTCGGAGGCCGACGGAGCCCGCCGGCGTTCCGACGGTAACATCACCGGCGACTTGGGATCGATCGACTTGCCTCCGGATGCTCACACCCACCTGTCCTGGGGCTTCACCGAATCCGGTCTGCACGAGGTCGAAATCCGTGCCCAGGCCCCTGGCGTTGATGTTCCTCCGTCCACCGTGTATTTCGCGGTGGGCACGGACGCGCATGAAGCCGCCGAGAGTATCGGGCCGCATGCCCATATACTCGACGGCGGCCATGTGGACGTCACCGTGGATCTCACCAAGAGCCGCATGGTGCTCCGTGCGGAGACCGACCACGGGGCCAAGGAATACGACCCGGCCGAAACCGTGATCGCCGTTCCGGCCAAGGCCTTGCAGGAGCTGCCCTCAGGCGCCCAGTACCGTTTTCTGGGTCGCCCGGGCGAGCAGGTCTATCTGCTGGCCCAGGCCGTCCTCGGCGAACACGTTCACGGTGAGATCGACCCTCACTTCTGGCATTCGGTGCCCAATACGAAGGCCGCCGCCGAGGTGATCCGGGACCAGATGATCGCCGCTGCCCCTTCGCGGGCCAGTCTCTTCGAGGCCAACACGCGCGACCTGTTGCGGAATCTTGATGGTTTGGACCGGGAACTCCGCACGATCTATGACGCGATCCCGAAGCAACGCCGCAGCCTGATCACGACCCACGACGGCTACGGCTACCTGGCCGATACCTACGGATTGAAAGTTGAAGGGTTTGTGGCACCGGCCCCCGGCACCGAACCCGGTTTGCAACAACGGCGGCGCTTGTCCCGCGCCATCACAGACCTGCACATTCCGGCTGTGTTCGTGGACAAGGGAACTATAGGCCGCGGAAATGTTCTGCAACAGGTTTCCCGTGAGCACGACGTCGAGGTCTGCGAGCTCTATTCGGACACTTTGGACAAGCAGGCGCCTCACTACGAAGACATGATGCGGGCCAACGCCACCACGATTTCCCGGTGCCTCGAACCCTGA